One Vicia villosa cultivar HV-30 ecotype Madison, WI unplaced genomic scaffold, Vvil1.0 ctg.002988F_1_1, whole genome shotgun sequence genomic window carries:
- the LOC131640176 gene encoding aspartic proteinase CDR1-like, translating to MTTSSWSFLTFILFSLSCFIISLSDAANNDFSVELIHRDSPNSPFYQPSQNKYQRIANAMNRSINHVNFFNKASLTNYPISTVVPDKGEYLMIYSLGTPPTKLYGILDTGSDIVWLQCHPCIQCYNQTTHIFDPSKSSSYKDLLCSSKECKSVEFSSCSKNNSCEYSIDYVDGTISQGNIGVETLTLNSTTGSSFSFPNFVIGCGHKNTMPFQGRNSGVVGIGGGPISLLTQLNSSTGGKFSYCLGPSMSNSTSKFSFGDAAVVSGPGVVSTTLVKKSPPIFYFVSLNAFSVGNKIIGFSKPPVEGNFIIDSGATLTTLPSDIYKNVESTIVALVKLNRVDDPNKILSLCYSDKSNKYVFPKITAHFKGGDVWLDSISTFIPVADGVVCLAFAPSQDDIGVFGNLVQQNLLVGYDLHRNTVSFKPTDCTKL from the coding sequence ATGACAACGAGTTCGTGGTCttttcttacttttattttattttcactttcTTGCTTTATTATTTCTCTTTCAGATGCAGCAAATAATGATTTTAGTGTTGAACTCATCCACCGTGACTCTCCAAACTCACCATTTTACCAACCttcacaaaacaaataccaacgtATTGCCAATGCCATGAATCGTTCCATCAACCATGTCAATTTTTTCAACAAAGCTTCCCTCACCAATTATCCTATATCTACTGTAGTCCCTGATAAAGGTGAGTATCTCATGATCTATTCACTCGGTACACCACCAACTAAGTTGTATGGTATTCTTGATACAGGTAGTGACATTGTTTGGCTTCAATGTCACCCTTGTATACAATGTTACAACCAAACCACTCATATCTTTGATCCTTCAAAGTCTTCAAGTTATAAAGatcttctttgttcatctaaGGAGTGTAAATCTGTGGAATTTAGTTCTTGTAGTAAAAATAATTCTTGTGAATATTCTATTGATTATGTTGATGGAACAATATCACAAGGAAATATTGGTGTAGAGACTCTTACATTGAATTCCACCACTGGctcttctttttcatttcctAATTTCGTGATAGGATGTGGACATAAAAATACAATGCCTTTTCAAGGTAGGAACTCTGGTGTAGTTGGGATTGGTGGTGGACCTATATCTCTTTTAACACAATTAAATTCATCAACTGGTGGAAAATTCTCTTATTGTTTGGGGCCATCAATGTCTAATTCAACGAGCAAATTTAGTTTTGGAGATGCGGCTGTGGTTTCTGGTCCAGGGGTTGTCTCAACTACTTTAGTGAAGAAATCTCCACCAATTTTTTACTTTGTAAGTCTAAATGCATttagtgttggaaacaaaataATAGGATTTTCTAAACCACCGGTTGAAGGGAACTTCATTATAGATTCAGGTGCGACATTGACAACTTTACCATCCGATATTTATAAAAATGTGGAATCAACTATAGTAGCATTGGTTAAACTGAACCGTGTGGACGATCCAAATAAAATTTTAAGCCTTTGTTATTctgataaatcaaataaatatgtgTTTCCTAAAATTACGGCACATTTTAAGGGTGGAGATGTTTGGTTGGATTCTATTAGTACTTTTATTCCCGTCGCTGATGGGGTTGTTTGTTTGGCTTTTGCCCCATCTCAAGATGATATTGGCGTATTCGGAAACTTGGTTCAACAAAATTTGTTGGTTGGTTATGACCTTCATCGAAATACTGTTTCCTTTAAGCCTACTGATTGTACTAAATTGTAA